In Aegilops tauschii subsp. strangulata cultivar AL8/78 chromosome 3, Aet v6.0, whole genome shotgun sequence, one genomic interval encodes:
- the LOC141020845 gene encoding uncharacterized protein: protein MAGSRDWAGLAAGPAGIIADRVLSYDVADYVRFRAVCCPWRQSSADPHAHGVMDRRFHPWRWTMLREEHAAPSRRSFLNTSTGECIQVDIPELLDHDVLAVTAEGLLVLLHRPQCTDVRLLNPLTRQLLADLPPITTLLPPLPGIGIFNYFFDIFRQCTAWGSGIAGDDSTVVLSFNRLGMLGTAKPGDDHWTPVYYDGYSLGTAPVMLAGRFYCVTVKGVMVLEMGGDEPPRLVVAANLNMPARPFEDCMHLVNNCGELLLIHRQSVTQPSGSSIWRERYDTYRVDLDTEGLFRVKSLGGGTGRAVFMGADGSLSVSLDVFPSGSISADTIYLSFDFGEREFLNIGSYHLRFGCVGRASRRWGGLVPCPHTLVDCLCLANTVKYTV, encoded by the coding sequence ATGGCCGGATCTCGGGACTGGGCGGGCCTCGCGGCAGGGCCGGCGGGGATCATCGCCGACCGCGTCCTGTCCTACGACGTCGCTGATTACGTCCGTTTCCGCGCCGTGTGCTGCCCCTGGCGGCAGAGCTCGGCTGATCCACACGCGCACGGAGTGATGGACCGCCGGTTCCACCCCTGGCGGTGGACGATGCTCCGGGAGGAACACGCCGCGCCCAGTCGCCGCTCCTTCCTCAACACCTCCACCGGCGAGTGCATCCAGGTGGACATCCCCGAGCTCCTGGACCACGATGTGCTCGCGGTCACCGCCGAGGGCCTCCTCGTTCTGCTCCACAGGCCTCAGTGCACCGATGTCCGCCTGCTCAACCCGCTCACCCGCCAACTCCTTGCAGATCTCCCGCCGATCACCACGCTGCTACCTCCCCTACCCGGAATAGGCATTTTCAATTATTTTTTCGACATCTTCAGACAGTGCACGGCCTGGGGCTCCGGCATCGCCGGTGATGATTCAACAGTGGTGCTCAGCTTCAATCGGCTCGGCATGCTTGGCACGGCCAAGCCCGGCGACGACCACTGGACGCCAGTCTACTACGACGGTTATTCTCTGGGTACAGCACCCGTGATGCTGGCAGGCCGCTTCTATTGTGTTACGGTAAAGGGTGTCATGGTGTTGGAAATGGGTGGAGATGAGCCACCTCGGTTGGTGGTAGCTGCCAACCTGAATATGCCTGCCCGGCCATTTGAGGATTGCATGCACCTGGTGAACAATTGTGGGGAGCTATTGCTGATCCACCGTCAAAGCGTGACGCAGCCATCCGGGAGTAGTATTTGGAGGGAGAGGTACGACACATACCGAGTGGATTTGGACACTGAGGGGCTATTCCGAGTCAAGAGCTTGGGCGGCGGCACAGGGCGTGCGGTGTTCATGGGCGCGGATGGCTCTTTGTCGGTGTCTCTAGATGTTTTCCCCTCCGGCTCAATTAGTGCTGACACAATCTACTTGAGCTTTGACTTTGGCGAGAGGGAGTTTTTAAACATTGGATCATATCATCTCAGGTTTGGATGCGTGGGACGTGCTAGCAGACGCTGGGGTGGCTTGGTGCCATGCCCCCATACCCTTGTTGACTGCCTGTGTTTAGCCAATACTGTCAAGTATACTGTTTGA